In the Ranitomeya imitator isolate aRanImi1 chromosome 2, aRanImi1.pri, whole genome shotgun sequence genome, aatttgaattaaAGTTATTCAAACCATAGATCGAATGAAGCCAAGCAATACCAGAGATAGCCAGTGGTCAAGTGTGGCACAGTTTCTGGCAACAAACCCTGAACTTTTCTGTTTTGAGAGTTCACCTCTAGATGACCAATATTACATGCAGTTTCACATTTAAGGGATTCATATACTTTCGTATCCACTTGTCTAGAGCTCCAGTGCCCATGTGGAGAATtttttttgtgtatacagctcctacacatacCCATGGATTTCCATGGGTACAGACTACAAACGTGGCATCTGCACAGTATGGAACAGGCAGAAACATTGCTTATGGAGGGTGGAAGTGGGTAACTCACCAACACAAGTTTAAACCCAAGGTACTATCACTTTTCAATACTTCTACGCatcgtctccccccccccccccaatgataACATTTCTATATTTTTTTGTAATATATCTACATCTTACTACCTGACCTTAAAGGTTTTCCCTCATGCTGCACCAGTCTTCTCCAACCTTCTTCCCAAGGCTCAGAGCATCTCTCACCTGTAAAGAGGACATCGCTGGCATCCAATGTGGCACTTTCGTCTGTAAGTTCATAAACTCGAAATTTCAACTCTTCGAACAACTTCTGCAAACCTTCTGTCTGAGGGGAAAACAGGACAGCGAAGGGTGAGGGACAAAAACAGATGGCAGATTATGAAATCAAGATGGGCTGTGTACATAcacacagacaggcagacagacagacctcACCTCTTTTCTTCTGGCGGGGTTTGCCGGACGGGTGATTAGAGCTGTATCTGCTATTACTATGGCCATGTCGCCAATTAGTTGCCCTCGGGGTAGATCTTCATTTGGAGGAAGCTCCATCACCTGGAGCCCTAGTTTCTGTCTTAAGATGCCAGAGAAGACACCACTTTCCCTCTGTGCCTTTGCAAGGTCCACCTTCCCGTCCGCTTCCTGAGCCAGAGAGGAGGGCACCCCTCTGACCACAGCATGGGTGTATCTAccagtcatttttatttttttaagcccCAGGTAGGGGAACACCAAGAGATCTGTTCTTCAGCCCTTTTTTTCTGCAGTTCCTATTGGTTTTCCTCACGATCTCCTATGTGGATGAGTTTCTCTTGTCCCTGCACCTTCTTGTTTCCTTCCTGACTTCACTTCCTGCAAGAAGAAGGAATGACAGCAGTGTCCAGAAAAGTATACATTGACAAACACTCAGCGGTCACCAAGCGGGTGACTCACTAAATGCACGGTCCGAGCAGCCGTAAGGCTAAATTTGGTACCAAAACTTAGGAGGTGATAAAAGCTTCTGGGTAACAGCAAAGCCCCCGGAAATATCGGGACATTCCAGCACCATGATAGAAGCAGACAGTTATAGATGACAGACCGGACCTCAGATCTGAGCAAGTGGCAAATTTTAGAAATACCCGGCCTCTCGGCCTTGTTGTCTCCGGACACCACCCTCTGGGGCCACTTACTGTTCCCCTAATGGCAAAGCCTCTGCTACCCAACCTTATGCTGAACCTGCTCTGGACCCCCATCCTGAGCTTAGGTGGGTTAAGAAAACCACTTGTATTCTCTTTTTGAACCTTTTAACCCATTGACTGCCGATATAGTGCCATGCGATACCCTTCCAACAAGTCATGGGGAAGGCAAGATGTATTTGGGTACACGCAATGTAACCCTTTGCCATCATCATGCAAGGATCCTGTACCTCCCAGAACTAAACAGGTCAATCATGGCCATACAACGTGGCAACCCAAGGGTTACACGATTATTATGGACTTCTAAAAAACAGCTGCCATGTCTTCCAGAGGGCTCATAATGACTATATAACAATAGATGTGAGTGGTCCCAACTCCGTTATTGTAAGTCCCGGACCCACTGGATCACAAGGATATTAGGGATTGCATCGGGCTGGtcttatttttaaccctttatagAGCAGATAAGTGAACTTGAAGCGGATGGCAACAAAAAAAGAAGGGAGGGATGGAGGAAGGGAGGGATAGGAGAAAGCACGCACTGGACATGAAGTCACAGGGTGGAGAGACCCCACCAGACAAGCGGGTCACCTCCAGCAGAGACGGGGCTGGGAGCAGGACAGGGAGTGTGTGTAGGGGGTGACATGCAGCAGGGCTGAGGGGCTGTGACAGCAGAGAGGAGGGTGACAGGGTGAGGCGCACAGCAGGGCCAGAGTACAGGGAGGGAAGGGGCACTCACCACAGGGAGGACAGGGTCCAAACACGTGACAAGTCCTTGTCCCCAAACCGCAGAAAGCTGGGGGGTCACCCAGCCCAGATCGTCCCTGCTGCTCCCCCCTTCATccctcccctctgtctctctccatCCCTCCAGCAGTCCTGGCTTCCTCCTcctcccagagcagcactcactggaAATAGGAGGGAAACCAGCACAGACTCCAATGTATCTCACACACATACCCTGGGGTTGTGCAAGGGTGGCAGTCACATTAGGCCCTGGTGCCCAAGAAGAACTCCAAGCACAAAGAGACAAATACTATTAAAGATCCACAATAGTTGGGGTCCATTTAGtgtttttgcattggggcccacaagctTTAAGTTACGCACACAGCACCTCTAGAAGTAGACAACGCTTGCAAGGATGCCCCTCCAGACATGCACACACCTCTAAACACGCATGTACATACGCACCTGTAAACACACATGCGCGCTCCTCTATGGACAAGCACTCTAGACACACAAACCTGCCCCAATGGCCCACTGTGGAAACATGCATGCACACCCACCCCTTTGTAGACAAACATGTAAAGACACTGCACACCCCTCTAGAAATGCATACATGCACTTATGCCCCTCTAGACACACACCCACCATGCCCAAATGCACTTACAGTAGTCTTTTTGCTGTCAGTGTTAGATGCCCCTACAGTCAGTTTCATCTATAGCTCCTACTTTTTGATAGAAGCTTATGACAAATGTTACCTCTGCACTCACAAACCCCAAAATTCAGTATACCACCTGTACTAAATGCTAATCATCCACATTAGGCCTCAGTTCCACAGCGACCCTCCACATAACCCACCTCTACCAAACCACCACCACACTCCCATGATGCCCAACTCACCTTTCACAGACCTCCACACAAGAGCAACTACGCTCATTAACTTTATAACCTACCCGGCCTGTAATTAGGGAGGGGGGTGATTACAATTAACCCCTCAATTACTAAGCACGTCTGCACTAGTCTATGGCTAATTCTTGCTCAATAGGAGTTGTATCCTCTGAAAGCTTATAATCAGGTTACTTTATGCAAGATCCTCCAAAACTGTCCTTGCTCAGGGTTTTCTGTAAGGACACTGCATGGCCACAAACAGCGTCCCTATGGGTCTTCGCTATGGTCATCAGGTGATGCAgacatttttaatttttgcatttttgtttttttttctctctcccttttcaaagagccatgacttttttttttcatgaccACATCAGGGCTTTATTTTTTGTGCCTTGAGTTGTAGCGTTGAATGACACCAATCACTTTGTCATATAACATGttggaaaaaaattagaaaaaaagttGTGTGGAGAAATGTTAAAAATCCCTGCAATTTaatcattgtttttttattttttattttacttatgtCATTCTTTAAGTAGTAAAAATgacacgattctccaggtcattgtgatTATAGCGATACCAAACTTGTACATTTtaatttctaaggctactttcacacatcaggttttttgcatcaggcacaatccggcgaatgttggaaaaaatggatccggcgcagattgtgaaaaactgatgcgacggatccgtttttttcgacgGATCTGACTAGCATATtcagataattggataaaaaaaaatttggagcatgctcagtttaaaaaactgtAATCCGgagccggaatccgtcattttccggatccggcaccttctggctcccataggcttccattctagcaaacagccataAGCGCCAGATTCGGCGCTTTCggatttttcgccggagacaacaaacgttgctatggacgtttcttccagaaaccggaaacggcagaaacgcaatgtcatccggcactaatacaagtctatggggaaaaaaacggatccggcggcaacattcgccggatccgttttttttaaatttagcctgattgagcctgacagcgaaaacctcatgtgtgaaagtagcctaatttaaTGGTAAACAAAATCAGACcttttgtctttaaaaaaaaaaaaaaatatatatatatatatatatgtatatatatatatatatatatattgtgtcacTATTTTCTGAGACACAtatctttttaatttatttttatttttccatcgatttAAACTGTACGCGGGTCTTGGTCTTTGTGTAACAAGTTAAaatgttttcattggtaccatcttGGGACAAATATGGCGTTTTGatcgtgttttttctttttaaattgcaTTTTCTTTAGGCAGTTCAAGATGCAAAAAaagggcattttttgtgtttttctttttttttatctctcttttgacagattaaataatttaatATTTGACAGACTGGACTTTTATGAGCATGACGGTAGCAAATGTTTGCttctttattatgtttttttttttttttttaaattgggaaataGGTTGAGATAAACTTTTATATGCTTTAAAATTTGTTAAACATGTTTTGATGAATTTTTAAATGATCATTTACTCCCCATAAGTGGCTTGAACATGTGATTATTTGATCGCTTATActattaactgaattaatccattatcccgtagaatctaagtcggcaaggacagggtcctctcccctctgtaccggtctgtcattgtaaatttgtttactgtaaatgatatctataactctgtacgtaacccctcctcatgtacagcaccatggaattaatggtgctatataaattaataataataataaaaacaataaaaaaaatgaaggACCCCACAGAAGAGCCAAGATGGCTGCTGCCTCCGTTACGGCCATCTTGGCTCCCCTATGGGGACTATCATTTTCTCTATATATTTCAGCAGGCCCCTGGCAGCCATAACACTCCATTGGCGCTGGTATGTATGCGAACAGGCAAAATTACGAATTAATTTCTGCTTTCAGTGATTAACTGTGATGAATAATTACATCCAGGTCTACAAACAGTCATATAGACCAATGGGACCCTTCAAGCCCCCCCTTAACTCCAGTTCCAGGGCTGCGTCTGCAACCCCTGTACCCATATACAGATGTACTTGAATGATTTACTGTATCACTGCATTTCATGGAGCTGAATTCCATGAAATTATCAAGCTCTTCTCACCTAGAAACATTGTAGGCCTCACTGATCACAGccatgttgcccatagcaaccaattagaGCTCTCCTTTCATTTCTAAAATAGCTCTGTTAAAATGAAAGCTGCGatatgattggttgctatgggcaacagccagatattcttttttttaataaaaattggcCCAATAATTGCCTCTAGAGGAGAATAGCCCCATATATAAGGGGCACCTGAACCCTTCATTACTCATAATATCCAGCAGACAGCTTGTAATGCGCTGTTCTTAGACACATCTATATACTCCCATAGTGGCGTGTACACACGATGCCTTATTATCTGTATATACCAGATTTCCTGTGACCTTTATTAAAGGGATGTTGCACTTtccattttaatgtgttttttttccctttgtgGCTGTATATCAATAAACAAGGGGAATGCTTCAAAATGGGGTCAGACTATGACATATAATTAGATTTTATAGCCACTTTTTACAGCTTAGCTCCATATTTTATGACTCCATGTGTCAGAATATtgtcatatatactatatatacaaacAGATAGAGGCTAAATAGGGACAGGAAAATTATAAACATTCAAGTGACCCTGTCTCAAAGTAAAGAAATTCAATATAGGTTATAGTGCAAGGAATGGCGATATAGAACATATAGAAGAAAACGTGCCCAAAAAAACGAGTAAAATATAAAACATAATGTTTATTGGCTATACAATAAAACACTGCTGAATAGCAAAGTATTATTTAAAAGTAGATGACATGATGTCACAAAATGAGGTGAAAGGAATGATGCACAgtataagggctccttctcacttgcgaggaatacgtccgagtctcgcaggttaaaacccagctcagGCGCCgccgcgccggcactccagagcggagcgtgcggctccatgtattgctgtgcggccgcacgctccaatctggagtgccggcgccagagcagggttttaacctgcgagactcggccgtatttctcgcaagtgagaaggagccctaaggccggggtcacacttgtgagaaactcgcaagagtctcgtgcatcaatacccggcacatcCGCCGACactcagaccggagcgtgcgactGCATGAATTTCTCTGCAGCTGAACACGCCGgttcgagtgccagcggcagtgccggatattgagcctcatgtgagtttctcgcaagtgtgactccggcctaataaggAAAAATGTGAAGAAATAAATAATGATGTGTCAGTGGAAAAAACCCAATCAATTGCTGGTGAGTAGTAACTCAAAGTACCAAGGGGAAAAAACACATACATAAGGTAAGATAAGGGTAACTTTGTTATAGCCTGTGCACAGCATAGTTACCTGGTAACGGTGGTGCCaccaccccaacgtgcgtttcggcaACCGTGCCTTCTTCTGACTCACTTACAttaattctgcagcgttttacagacattatcatcaccgtCCCCGTTGGGgcgcacaatctatattccctatcagtatgtctttagagtatAGGAGaaaaccagaggaaacccacggaaacacagggagaacatacaaactccttcctccttggtgggatttgaaccagcaccccagcactgcaaggctgcaatgctagccactgagccaccgtgctgttaaTTACTGCGTATCGTACAAATCAAACCCTATggaattaaaagggttgtctagaTTTATCACAAAAGTCTTCAGTCACTCTACACATTGTGAGGAATCTCCGATGCTGGCGAGCAGTCATGTAGAGGCTCAGTATTGCTGCcgacaccagagaatcttcacagctgacactgcacacaatgtgaggattcacacatgCCGTTGCATATCAAAATCTGGACAACCTCTTTTTATAGTAGCACCGAGATGGTGGCCATTCATCTGCCATGGCAATGCATCAGCACCCCGCAATCACATTGCGGATGGGTGGTGATGGGCGCCCAAACGGAAGACCACTTATATGCCACTCTCAGATATTGGTAGTGCATCTAAATAGTTAAAGTGAAAGCAATGGCAGCTATCTCCCATCTGTGCTATAAGAGGCAGATTCTGGCTGTATATCACAACCAGCGTCTAACCTGTGTGGAACGGGCAGCTACTAATTTCCCAGAAACTGGGCAATTGGACATCAAGCACATAACAACAGTATAATGTAAGTGTAGGGGCGTCAAAATGATTTTGcatcatgtaatgctgcattaccCCTGCGGGGGAGCTGCAGGGGGAGGGGACACTTTGATATCAGGCTTTTCTTCAGATTGTAATTGATTGTTGAGGTTCTAAGCAGTAGGACACCCTGTACTTGGCTTATAATCAGTAAAGTGGGAGCAGAAATACTTAATAATAACTTCATCTTTAAGTACAAGAACTTCTGAAAATAAGACATGACCATCACCCTTCCTTCCTATTTCATATCAGCCACTATCTCCTGGCACAGGCATCCTATTCTTGGTGCAAATACTAAACCTCAGGCCCTGTACATTATGACTCAAGTATTTGTCTGGCCAATGGCAGGAGGCCATGTTGATGCATATAGAGTGGCGGCTTCTTGTGGGATTCCCTGCAGACGTCTCTGCTAATGCTTGGAAATGGCCTCATATATTGAATTCGCCTTGATGTTATTATGTGGGACATGTACATTAGGGAAGAGACTGGTAGGGTTTTTCTCTGTGCCCCATTAAGTCTGCATTACTCTATATGTACTAATGTATATTCTTGTTTCTTGTCCTTAAGGGATGTCCTCTAACTTGTGAGTGCTCGGAGGTCCCTACATGTCCCCAAGGAGCAACACCGGTGCTGGACTCTTGCGGTTGCGGGTGCACAGTTTGTGTCCGAGGCCTTGGCTCTGTATGTGATGGGCTTAGACCGTGTGATGTTGCTAGAAATCTGATGTGCGACTATCAGGAGGACCCCAGCTGGCAGCAAGGAGTTTGCAAGGGTTTGTCATCTTGTCTTCTATTACCACAGTCAATGAGTTGGTCACCTCAACAATTAGGCTGGACTATGTTGTCCTGTGCCCATATGTCAGAGAGGAGTGTGGGTCCTAAAGGTGCATTTATGACATATCCATAAATGTTTAAAggtgagaatatccctttaaagagATTAAGTCAGCAAAAATGACTGTTTGATATAAAACAAGTGGATGGGAAGGTGCAATGttgtgtttggccacaccaagggtgcaccaagcgcctgtgcttggtttgaacagtcattttgtactgACAATGTCTTTTAAATACATAAGTCTATTAACTCTATAATGAACACTTTTGCAACTTTTTAATATATATTGACCCTGATTCATCAATTTTATTTTTTCTAGTGCACTTTTCTAAATGCATCAAAATTCATGTAAAATAtttgataaatttggcacaaattaaAATATCCCTTTTCCCCCTTTTGCCATCATTTTGTGCCCTTAATGAAAAGTTGCTTGATCCCTTTAATAAGTTTGAAAAAGTTGCACATCAGTCTTCAAATTGGCAaatgaaaaaaaatagattttgtcTCATTGAGGCCAAATTTTCGCAAATGACGAATTAGCCGAGAACATCTGAATAATGACATTTGTAGCCAACCCAAAATATGGCCAGGACTGAAATAACCAGAGTAAAAATGTTGCAAAAAGCCATCATAAATTCAGTGCTATATTAAAAATGCCTAAAAATGGAACTTTCACAAAAAAAAGtgtataaaaaaaaagtaataaattcTTGCGTTTGTGTTCAGCTCTTCCCTGGAAACTGCTTCAGGAAACTCCCTGTTTTGGGGGAAGAATTTTTTTTGCTAAAGTGGTTTTGAAAAGTTTagggaaaaaatgtttctttagtgttttcttatttttttgcagcctccatagaatgaagtgactgcaaacttgtagcttaaagctggacatcccctttaagatttGACATTGTCTAGTTTGGAGCAGATTCCGTCATGATCCACTTGAAAAAGCTATAAAAAAAAACCTTCTCATATGAAAAACAAAATGGACCTGACCTATAATTTGTTTTTCACCCCTTTTTAGTCCATCATGAGCGACGATCTTGCCTCCACAACGGCAATGAGATTCTCCATGGACGAGAGTTTGAGCTGGGCTGTGAAAGTTACTGCAAATGTGAGGATGGAAATATCAACTGTGCCCCTCTGTGCCCCCCACTGGAGAAACCCACCAACCCCAACTGCAAAGAAATGCGATTAGTGACTGGTAAGAACATAAGTGGTATATAGACAGGGGTAAATCATTTTTGACTGGTAAGAACATATGTGGCATATAGACAGGGGTAAACCGTTTTTTTCCAAAAAGTGTGTTGCACCTTTTCAAAGGTTGTGTATGGGATTGCAGGTCAGCCCTACTCACTTTAATGGGGATGAGCTGTAATACGAGACACAACCCATCGGCAGGTTTGGTCCCATTCTTAGAAGAAAGCCACCATGTCTTGTCTGTACAACCTTATGACTGAGGGGTTTGTTTGTGTTCTCTACATTTCACACTTCGATCATTGTCAAGGACGGTTCATTACATACAGACTGTTCTCGTAGTTCCTGGTCAGTGCTGTGCCCAATGGAGATGTCTGGAGGAGTCAAGTGGGCTTGAAGACTCAAATGAAACCCGTAATGACTACCCAACTCTAGAAGATAAGTCTACAGATGAAGAGGCAAATATCAGGACCAGAAGAGATGCCCCTGATTCAGGTGGTGAGATGGATCTGAGTGTGGAGCTTTGTATGGGGGGTGGGGAGCAATATATGGGTGGTGGTGGCAGAGATGGTGCATGGACGTCCGAGTGACTGCCCAAAAGATGGATGACGTAAGGAAAAGGTTCTATGAATTAGTTAGTACATCTATGCTCCCTAAATACCCGTTTTGCCCCGATCTTTTAAAAAGGAGGTCAGAAAAGTGCCCTTCAAGTATGTACCAGTCCCTCTACGTCTTATGAGTTACTTGATTTCGCCATCTTATTCTATAAATGCAAAAACTTTTCTATTGCCCAAGACTTTAAAAGTAGATAGACCTGTTTTTCTAGTCTTGGACAAGATTTGAACCCCATTAAAGGTATTTTATTTGTCTTTAATGGATGaatttttggctaaaaataatATTGGCAATTGGGTTTCATTCAAAATCTTGCCCAGTTTTCCTCCTACGGCCCTTGTGTTGCATTGTCTTTTGCCGGTTGCAGAATGTGTTACCCGAGAACCtgtcagtgagctcgttctgacAGAATCATTTATACCTCTCATCTTCCTTCTCATCACAGCTCATTTCTGACCAAGGGAAAGTTATGTTGAACCATTTGGTCCTAAATCTGCCGAGAGGAGCTCAGAAGACCAAAGATAAGAGTTATATAAACTCTCCTGTTAGGAGAAGTTAACTGACAGATTCTTGGTTAACGCATTCTTCAGCCATCAATAAGCAAAGGATATTGGAGTTAAAAGGTGtaacttgtttttgttttttttaaaagaaaatccagatataaaaattatttttgcatcgaaataaaaaaaaattaaggtgaAACGCTGAAGGTTTCCATCGCCCTTTAGAAGTGTAATATAAAGGGGCCTATCCAAGTAACAGGTTCCCAGTATGGATTATCTTACTGGTTTCTCTCAATAAGAAATAAGTAAATGAAGTAAGGATCAGGGTATGTGGATGCCTGAGTTAAAGAGCCAAAAATCGGTCTCTCCCATTAGCCAGAAGCTTCAAAAGGGCGTAATTACCGCCCCACCCTCCGGATGAAGTCTTTACCGGAAGGATTTCCATACTTGCTTTTGACCGACAATGGCGACATCTCATTTCCAATATGTTCCACAGATCCAGAACAGGATGAGGAGCTGCCGGAAGAACCTCAGCCCTGCAAACCCGATACTGAGTGGACACCATGCTCCCGCACGTGTGGCTTTGGGAACTCGCTGCGAATAGTCTACGAGAAGGAAACTTGTATCCCTAAAGCTGAGAAGAGGATGTGTATGATCAGACCCTGCAAGGGCCAATACCCCAACGCCAACTACACGGTAAGAATAGAGAAGGGTCACAAGCAAATTTGGGCAAGTTCCGTGAAGCCACGTGTATACTGCGGGCTCCGGAGGTTAGCCCTCTCCATAAACTGCAGGTCCTGACAGTGTCATACAGCCGGCACCTGAGTCTCACTGCTGTCGTTATAGCTAGATTCTGTCTTCAattgtgacagtggcatttaagagaTTGGAATTGGGATACGGGGCATCTCTTCCAACTCTTGCACCAtctcctcccctccccccacaacAACATTATTGGGAATCTATGGCGTTTTAATGGCTATCAGGAGCCTACTGAATGCTCCGGTGACTGCACACCTATAAAACCTGTGACTGGACCTCATTGAGGAAAGATAATTGTACAATGCACTGCAATTATAACAATATATTGTATGTATGGAAAGTTCCCTTTGGGGACCAACAAAAATCTATTTGTTTTTTAAGAAAAGTTCATATCACAGCCCACGTTTACTGTaatgtaaataaaatatatatataaaaaatttacCAAAAAACAAATTTTGTATAAATATATAGCGCTGGGGTCCTCAGTTCAAATcctatcaaggacaacatctgcaaggagtttgtatgttctccccatgtttgtgtgggtttcctcccacattccaaagacctactgatggggaatttatttagattgtgagccccattggggacagtgatgataacgtctgtaaagcgctgcgggatgagatagagctatatatatatatatatatatacatatatatatatatatatatatatatgtatatatatatatatatatatatatatatactgtatacatttaATATTCCAGTAAAAGTGGGTTgtgatatgaatatatatatatatatatatacagtacagaccaaaagtttggacacaccttctcatttaaagatttttctgtattttcatgactataaaaattgtacattcacactgaaggcatcaaaactatgaattaacacatgtggaattatatacttaacaaaaaaatgtgaaacaactgaaattatgtcttatattctaggttcttcaaagtagccaccttttattttgatgactgctttgcacactcttggcattctcttgatgagcttcaagacgtagtcaccgggaatagttttcacttcataggtgtgccctgtcacatttaataagtgggatttcttgccttataaatggggttgggaccatcagttgtgttgagcagaagtctggtggatacacagctgatagtcctattgaatagactgttagaatttgtattatggcaagaaaaaagcagctaagtaaagaaaaacaagtgtccatcattactttaagaaatgaaggtcagtcagtccaaaaaattgggaaaactttgaaagtgtccccaagtgcagtggcaaaaaccatcaagcgcttcaaagaaactgactcacatgaggaccgctgttgtgaattctgtggccaagctccctcctgtggatgagagtggtactgcggcttctgagtttccttcctcaggtgatgaggttaagtcgttaggtgctgctctatttaactccacctggtgctttgatcctggcctccagtcaat is a window encoding:
- the LOC138661650 gene encoding CCN family member 1-like isoform X1, translating into MASYIEFALMLLCGTCTLGKRLGCPLTCECSEVPTCPQGATPVLDSCGCGCTVCVRGLGSVCDGLRPCDVARNLMCDYQEDPSWQQGVCKVHHERRSCLHNGNEILHGREFELGCESYCKCEDGNINCAPLCPPLEKPTNPNCKEMRLVTVPGQCCAQWRCLEESSGLEDSNETRNDYPTLEDKSTDEEANIRTRRDAPDSGDPEQDEELPEEPQPCKPDTEWTPCSRTCGFGNSLRIVYEKETCIPKAEKRMCMIRPCKGQYPNANYTVLKANNVCSHVMRWSHPSHLRFRDCLSSRPLLPKFCGLCSDGRFCTPLLSETRPVLFRCSHLNRKVTRQVMWVQRCQCGGKRGKNRKKDKDARKPSEEMTNRVTDD
- the LOC138661650 gene encoding CCN family member 1-like isoform X2; its protein translation is MASYIEFALMLLCGTCTLGKRLGCPLTCECSEVPTCPQGATPVLDSCGCGCTVCVRGLGSVCDGLRPCDVARNLMCDYQEDPSWQQGVCKVHHERRSCLHNGNEILHGREFELGCESYCKCEDGNINCAPLCPPLEKPTNPNCKEMRLVTVPGQCCAQWRCLEESSGLEDSNETRNDYPTLEDKSTDEEANIRTRRDAPDSDPEQDEELPEEPQPCKPDTEWTPCSRTCGFGNSLRIVYEKETCIPKAEKRMCMIRPCKGQYPNANYTVLKANNVCSHVMRWSHPSHLRFRDCLSSRPLLPKFCGLCSDGRFCTPLLSETRPVLFRCSHLNRKVTRQVMWVQRCQCGGKRGKNRKKDKDARKPSEEMTNRVTDD